From the genome of bacterium:
CACGCGGCAGATCTTCCAGCTGATCCAGCAGATCACTCCCTGAAGGGCGGCGGGCGATGGACGCGGCGGTGTTCCAGCTTCCGTGGGCGAACGTGCTGTCGGGCGTCGCGTTGACGATGCGCGCCGTCGGCTTCGTTTTCGTCGCCCCGGTCGTCGGCGCCGAAGGCGTCCCGCCGCAGCTCCGCGGCGCGCTCGCGCTGCTGATCGTCGTCCTGCTCGCCCCGGTCGTGCCGGCGCCCGCCGTCGGCGCGAGCGTCTACTGGCTCTGCGCCAGCGAGTTCTTCGTCGGCTTCGCGCTCGGCTTCGTCAGCCGCCTCGCCTTCGAGGCGCTGCTCTTCGCCGGCTCGACCGCCGGCTACCCGACCGGCCTGGCGATGGCCTCGATGCTCGATCCGTACGGCCAGTCCCAGGTGGCCAACATCGGCATCTTCTACCAGGTCTTCGGCTCGCTGATCTTCCTCGCCATGGGCGGGCACCGGCAGGCGCTCTACGCGCTCGCCCGCTCCTACGAGATCGTTCCCGCCGGCGCGGCGAAGTTCTCCGGACCGTGGCTCCCGAGCCTCGTGACGATGACGGGCCAGGTCTTCTCGATCGGGCTGCGCCTCGCGGCGCCGATCATCGTCGCCGGCATCCTCGTCGACGTCTGCCTGATGCTGATCGCGCGCGC
Proteins encoded in this window:
- a CDS encoding flagellar biosynthetic protein FliR gives rise to the protein MDAAVFQLPWANVLSGVALTMRAVGFVFVAPVVGAEGVPPQLRGALALLIVVLLAPVVPAPAVGASVYWLCASEFFVGFALGFVSRLAFEALLFAGSTAGYPTGLAMASMLDPYGQSQVANIGIFYQVFGSLIFLAMGGHRQALYALARSYEIVPAGAAKFSGPWLPSLVTMTGQVFSIGLRLAAPIIVAGILVDVCLMLIARAVPQMNILVVGAPVRLGVGLIALAFSLHVFAPLVAESIDAASRDAGQFLKALAARG